The following coding sequences are from one Saccopteryx bilineata isolate mSacBil1 chromosome 3, mSacBil1_pri_phased_curated, whole genome shotgun sequence window:
- the LOC136329356 gene encoding zinc finger protein 7-like isoform X2 gives MEAVTFGDVAVHFSREEWQCLDPGQRALYKEVMLENHSSVAGLGFLLLKPELISRLEQGQEPWVLDLQGTEGREAPRTPRTDAVISTEGEQACEDVYMLKSESLAAMVKPPQQDIPQSPGFGDNSQSEAWPGSKPRSLFQKHCLQPGTVAPRKTSAKEDEQGHGSWGCQPDRSQGSAADGMSPRCDMCGRGFRVTAPPQEVNIQKKPNRCQECQKKFSDCLQGEHQSNCRGEKPYECEECGKVFRLCSQLNQHQRIHTGEKPFKCIECGKAFRLSSKLIQHQRIHTGEKPYRCEECGKAFGQSSSLIHHQRVHTGERPYVCRECGKAFSQQSQLVRHQRTHTGERPYLCQDCGKAFSQSSTLAQHQRMHTGEKPPVPRTLDGASLVSHQRIHTAEKPFKCDECGKAFRWVSRLSQHQLTHTGEKPYKCNKCAKAFGCSSRLIRHQRTHTGEKPFKCDECGKGFVQGSHLIQHQRIHTGEKPYECSDCGKAFSQSSSLIYHQRIHKGEKPYECLECGKAFSMSTQLTIHQRVHTGERPYKCGECGKAFSQNSTLFQHQIIHAGVKPYGCSECGKAFSRSSYLIEHQRIHTRAQWYHEYGGTLEGPTHASRKKVNTVKKLHKCNECEKIFRWRSHLIIHQRIHTGEKPYKCNECGKAFNRSSRLTQHQKIHMG, from the exons ATG GAGGCTGTGACGTTTGGTGATGTAGCTGTGCACTTCTCACGGGAGGAGTGGCAGTGTCTGGACCCTGGCCAAAGGGCCCTCTACAAGGAGGTGATGCTGGAGAACCACAGCAGTGTGGCTGGACTCG GATTTCTGCTTCTCAAGCCTGAACTGATCTCCCGGCTGGAGCAGGGGCAGGAGCCATGGGTTCTCGACCTGCAGGgaacagaggggagagaggcgCCCAGGACCCCCCGGACAG ATGCTGTGATTAGCACTGAAGGTGAGCAGGCCTGTGAGGATGTGTACATGCTGAAATCGGAGTCCCTGGCAGCGATGGTCAAACCCCCCCAACAGGATATTCCTCAAAGTCCTGGCTTCGGAGATAACTCTCAATCTGAGGCCTGGCCAGGGAGTAAGCCAAGATCTCTCTTCCAGAAACACTGCTTGCAGCCAGGGACCGTGGCTCCCAGGAAGACTTCTGCTAAGGAGGACGAGCAGGGGCATGGCAGCTGGGGGTGTCAGCCTGACAGAAGTCAGGGGAGTGCTGCAGATGGGATGTCCCCAAGATGTGACATGTGTGGCAGGGGTTTCAGAGTCACGGCTCCACCTCAGGAAGTTAACATACAGAAGAAACCTAACAGATGTCAGGAGTGCCAAAAAAAGTTCTCTGATTGCTTACAGGGGGAGCATCAAAGTAACTGCCGTGGAGAGAAGCCGTATGAGTGTGAGGAATGTGGGAAAGTCTTCAGGTTGTGCTCTCAGCTTAATCAGCATCAGAGAatccacactggagagaaaccattCAAATGCATCGAGTGTGGAAAAGCCTTTCGCCTGAGCTCAAAACTTATTCAGCATcaaagaattcatactggagagaagccctacAGGTGTgaagagtgtgggaaagcctttggTCAGAGCTCCAGCCTCATTCACCATCAGAGGGTACACACGGGAGAGAGGCCATATGTCTGTCGTGAGTGCGGGAAGGCCTTCAGCCAGCAGTCTCAGCTGGTCAGGCACCAGAGGACTCACACTGGTGAGCGGCCCTACCTGTGCCAGGATTGTGGGAAGGCTTTCAGCCAGAGCTCAACCCTGGCTCAGCACCAGCGGATGCACACTGGGGAGAAGCCCCCAGTTCCGAGAACCCTGGATGGTGCCAGCCTCGTGTCCCATCAGAGAATCCACACTGCAGAGAAACCATTTAAGTGTGATGAGTGTGGAAAGGCTTTCAGGTGGGTCTCTCGCCTTAGTCAGCATCAGCTgactcacactggagagaaaccatatAAATGCAACAAGTGTGCGAAAGCCTTTGGTTGTAGCTCACGGCTTATTCGCCACCAAAGAACTCATACTGGAGAAAAACCATTCAAATGTGATGAGTGTGGGAAGGGCTTTGTCCAGGGCTCACACCTGATTCAGCACCAGAGGATTCACACCGGAGAAAAACCCTATGAGTGCAGTGACTGTGGAAAAGCCTTCAGCCAGAGCTCAAGCCTCATTTACCATCAGAGGATCCACAAGGGAGAGAAGCCCTACGAGTGCctggaatgtgggaaagccttcagtatGAGCACGCAGCTCACGATCCATCAGAGGGTTCACACTGGGGAGAGGCCGTATAAATGTGgtgagtgtgggaaagccttcagtcagAACTCCACCCTTTTCCAACACCAGATCATCCACGCTGGAGTGAAGCCCTATGgatgcagtgagtgtgggaaagccttcagccgGAGTTCATACCTCATTGAGCACCAGAGGATTCATACACGAGCCCAGTGGTACCACGAATATGGGGGTACCTTGGAGGGCCCTACCCATGCGAGCCGTAAAAAAGTTAACACTGTAAAGAAACTACACAAATGTAatgaatgtgagaaaatattcaGATGGCGCTCGCATCTAATTATACATCAGAggattcatactggagagaaaccttataAATGTAacgaatgtggcaaagcctttaatcGGAGTTCCAGGCTCACTCAGCATCAGAAGATTCATATGGGGTAG
- the LOC136329356 gene encoding zinc finger protein 7-like isoform X1 encodes MEAVTFGDVAVHFSREEWQCLDPGQRALYKEVMLENHSSVAGLAGFLLLKPELISRLEQGQEPWVLDLQGTEGREAPRTPRTDAVISTEGEQACEDVYMLKSESLAAMVKPPQQDIPQSPGFGDNSQSEAWPGSKPRSLFQKHCLQPGTVAPRKTSAKEDEQGHGSWGCQPDRSQGSAADGMSPRCDMCGRGFRVTAPPQEVNIQKKPNRCQECQKKFSDCLQGEHQSNCRGEKPYECEECGKVFRLCSQLNQHQRIHTGEKPFKCIECGKAFRLSSKLIQHQRIHTGEKPYRCEECGKAFGQSSSLIHHQRVHTGERPYVCRECGKAFSQQSQLVRHQRTHTGERPYLCQDCGKAFSQSSTLAQHQRMHTGEKPPVPRTLDGASLVSHQRIHTAEKPFKCDECGKAFRWVSRLSQHQLTHTGEKPYKCNKCAKAFGCSSRLIRHQRTHTGEKPFKCDECGKGFVQGSHLIQHQRIHTGEKPYECSDCGKAFSQSSSLIYHQRIHKGEKPYECLECGKAFSMSTQLTIHQRVHTGERPYKCGECGKAFSQNSTLFQHQIIHAGVKPYGCSECGKAFSRSSYLIEHQRIHTRAQWYHEYGGTLEGPTHASRKKVNTVKKLHKCNECEKIFRWRSHLIIHQRIHTGEKPYKCNECGKAFNRSSRLTQHQKIHMG; translated from the exons ATG GAGGCTGTGACGTTTGGTGATGTAGCTGTGCACTTCTCACGGGAGGAGTGGCAGTGTCTGGACCCTGGCCAAAGGGCCCTCTACAAGGAGGTGATGCTGGAGAACCACAGCAGTGTGGCTGGACTCG CAGGATTTCTGCTTCTCAAGCCTGAACTGATCTCCCGGCTGGAGCAGGGGCAGGAGCCATGGGTTCTCGACCTGCAGGgaacagaggggagagaggcgCCCAGGACCCCCCGGACAG ATGCTGTGATTAGCACTGAAGGTGAGCAGGCCTGTGAGGATGTGTACATGCTGAAATCGGAGTCCCTGGCAGCGATGGTCAAACCCCCCCAACAGGATATTCCTCAAAGTCCTGGCTTCGGAGATAACTCTCAATCTGAGGCCTGGCCAGGGAGTAAGCCAAGATCTCTCTTCCAGAAACACTGCTTGCAGCCAGGGACCGTGGCTCCCAGGAAGACTTCTGCTAAGGAGGACGAGCAGGGGCATGGCAGCTGGGGGTGTCAGCCTGACAGAAGTCAGGGGAGTGCTGCAGATGGGATGTCCCCAAGATGTGACATGTGTGGCAGGGGTTTCAGAGTCACGGCTCCACCTCAGGAAGTTAACATACAGAAGAAACCTAACAGATGTCAGGAGTGCCAAAAAAAGTTCTCTGATTGCTTACAGGGGGAGCATCAAAGTAACTGCCGTGGAGAGAAGCCGTATGAGTGTGAGGAATGTGGGAAAGTCTTCAGGTTGTGCTCTCAGCTTAATCAGCATCAGAGAatccacactggagagaaaccattCAAATGCATCGAGTGTGGAAAAGCCTTTCGCCTGAGCTCAAAACTTATTCAGCATcaaagaattcatactggagagaagccctacAGGTGTgaagagtgtgggaaagcctttggTCAGAGCTCCAGCCTCATTCACCATCAGAGGGTACACACGGGAGAGAGGCCATATGTCTGTCGTGAGTGCGGGAAGGCCTTCAGCCAGCAGTCTCAGCTGGTCAGGCACCAGAGGACTCACACTGGTGAGCGGCCCTACCTGTGCCAGGATTGTGGGAAGGCTTTCAGCCAGAGCTCAACCCTGGCTCAGCACCAGCGGATGCACACTGGGGAGAAGCCCCCAGTTCCGAGAACCCTGGATGGTGCCAGCCTCGTGTCCCATCAGAGAATCCACACTGCAGAGAAACCATTTAAGTGTGATGAGTGTGGAAAGGCTTTCAGGTGGGTCTCTCGCCTTAGTCAGCATCAGCTgactcacactggagagaaaccatatAAATGCAACAAGTGTGCGAAAGCCTTTGGTTGTAGCTCACGGCTTATTCGCCACCAAAGAACTCATACTGGAGAAAAACCATTCAAATGTGATGAGTGTGGGAAGGGCTTTGTCCAGGGCTCACACCTGATTCAGCACCAGAGGATTCACACCGGAGAAAAACCCTATGAGTGCAGTGACTGTGGAAAAGCCTTCAGCCAGAGCTCAAGCCTCATTTACCATCAGAGGATCCACAAGGGAGAGAAGCCCTACGAGTGCctggaatgtgggaaagccttcagtatGAGCACGCAGCTCACGATCCATCAGAGGGTTCACACTGGGGAGAGGCCGTATAAATGTGgtgagtgtgggaaagccttcagtcagAACTCCACCCTTTTCCAACACCAGATCATCCACGCTGGAGTGAAGCCCTATGgatgcagtgagtgtgggaaagccttcagccgGAGTTCATACCTCATTGAGCACCAGAGGATTCATACACGAGCCCAGTGGTACCACGAATATGGGGGTACCTTGGAGGGCCCTACCCATGCGAGCCGTAAAAAAGTTAACACTGTAAAGAAACTACACAAATGTAatgaatgtgagaaaatattcaGATGGCGCTCGCATCTAATTATACATCAGAggattcatactggagagaaaccttataAATGTAacgaatgtggcaaagcctttaatcGGAGTTCCAGGCTCACTCAGCATCAGAAGATTCATATGGGGTAG
- the LOC136329356 gene encoding zinc finger protein 7-like isoform X3: protein MDAVISTEGEQACEDVYMLKSESLAAMVKPPQQDIPQSPGFGDNSQSEAWPGSKPRSLFQKHCLQPGTVAPRKTSAKEDEQGHGSWGCQPDRSQGSAADGMSPRCDMCGRGFRVTAPPQEVNIQKKPNRCQECQKKFSDCLQGEHQSNCRGEKPYECEECGKVFRLCSQLNQHQRIHTGEKPFKCIECGKAFRLSSKLIQHQRIHTGEKPYRCEECGKAFGQSSSLIHHQRVHTGERPYVCRECGKAFSQQSQLVRHQRTHTGERPYLCQDCGKAFSQSSTLAQHQRMHTGEKPPVPRTLDGASLVSHQRIHTAEKPFKCDECGKAFRWVSRLSQHQLTHTGEKPYKCNKCAKAFGCSSRLIRHQRTHTGEKPFKCDECGKGFVQGSHLIQHQRIHTGEKPYECSDCGKAFSQSSSLIYHQRIHKGEKPYECLECGKAFSMSTQLTIHQRVHTGERPYKCGECGKAFSQNSTLFQHQIIHAGVKPYGCSECGKAFSRSSYLIEHQRIHTRAQWYHEYGGTLEGPTHASRKKVNTVKKLHKCNECEKIFRWRSHLIIHQRIHTGEKPYKCNECGKAFNRSSRLTQHQKIHMG, encoded by the exons atgg ATGCTGTGATTAGCACTGAAGGTGAGCAGGCCTGTGAGGATGTGTACATGCTGAAATCGGAGTCCCTGGCAGCGATGGTCAAACCCCCCCAACAGGATATTCCTCAAAGTCCTGGCTTCGGAGATAACTCTCAATCTGAGGCCTGGCCAGGGAGTAAGCCAAGATCTCTCTTCCAGAAACACTGCTTGCAGCCAGGGACCGTGGCTCCCAGGAAGACTTCTGCTAAGGAGGACGAGCAGGGGCATGGCAGCTGGGGGTGTCAGCCTGACAGAAGTCAGGGGAGTGCTGCAGATGGGATGTCCCCAAGATGTGACATGTGTGGCAGGGGTTTCAGAGTCACGGCTCCACCTCAGGAAGTTAACATACAGAAGAAACCTAACAGATGTCAGGAGTGCCAAAAAAAGTTCTCTGATTGCTTACAGGGGGAGCATCAAAGTAACTGCCGTGGAGAGAAGCCGTATGAGTGTGAGGAATGTGGGAAAGTCTTCAGGTTGTGCTCTCAGCTTAATCAGCATCAGAGAatccacactggagagaaaccattCAAATGCATCGAGTGTGGAAAAGCCTTTCGCCTGAGCTCAAAACTTATTCAGCATcaaagaattcatactggagagaagccctacAGGTGTgaagagtgtgggaaagcctttggTCAGAGCTCCAGCCTCATTCACCATCAGAGGGTACACACGGGAGAGAGGCCATATGTCTGTCGTGAGTGCGGGAAGGCCTTCAGCCAGCAGTCTCAGCTGGTCAGGCACCAGAGGACTCACACTGGTGAGCGGCCCTACCTGTGCCAGGATTGTGGGAAGGCTTTCAGCCAGAGCTCAACCCTGGCTCAGCACCAGCGGATGCACACTGGGGAGAAGCCCCCAGTTCCGAGAACCCTGGATGGTGCCAGCCTCGTGTCCCATCAGAGAATCCACACTGCAGAGAAACCATTTAAGTGTGATGAGTGTGGAAAGGCTTTCAGGTGGGTCTCTCGCCTTAGTCAGCATCAGCTgactcacactggagagaaaccatatAAATGCAACAAGTGTGCGAAAGCCTTTGGTTGTAGCTCACGGCTTATTCGCCACCAAAGAACTCATACTGGAGAAAAACCATTCAAATGTGATGAGTGTGGGAAGGGCTTTGTCCAGGGCTCACACCTGATTCAGCACCAGAGGATTCACACCGGAGAAAAACCCTATGAGTGCAGTGACTGTGGAAAAGCCTTCAGCCAGAGCTCAAGCCTCATTTACCATCAGAGGATCCACAAGGGAGAGAAGCCCTACGAGTGCctggaatgtgggaaagccttcagtatGAGCACGCAGCTCACGATCCATCAGAGGGTTCACACTGGGGAGAGGCCGTATAAATGTGgtgagtgtgggaaagccttcagtcagAACTCCACCCTTTTCCAACACCAGATCATCCACGCTGGAGTGAAGCCCTATGgatgcagtgagtgtgggaaagccttcagccgGAGTTCATACCTCATTGAGCACCAGAGGATTCATACACGAGCCCAGTGGTACCACGAATATGGGGGTACCTTGGAGGGCCCTACCCATGCGAGCCGTAAAAAAGTTAACACTGTAAAGAAACTACACAAATGTAatgaatgtgagaaaatattcaGATGGCGCTCGCATCTAATTATACATCAGAggattcatactggagagaaaccttataAATGTAacgaatgtggcaaagcctttaatcGGAGTTCCAGGCTCACTCAGCATCAGAAGATTCATATGGGGTAG
- the LOC136329356 gene encoding zinc finger protein 7-like isoform X5, translated as MLKSESLAAMVKPPQQDIPQSPGFGDNSQSEAWPGSKPRSLFQKHCLQPGTVAPRKTSAKEDEQGHGSWGCQPDRSQGSAADGMSPRCDMCGRGFRVTAPPQEVNIQKKPNRCQECQKKFSDCLQGEHQSNCRGEKPYECEECGKVFRLCSQLNQHQRIHTGEKPFKCIECGKAFRLSSKLIQHQRIHTGEKPYRCEECGKAFGQSSSLIHHQRVHTGERPYVCRECGKAFSQQSQLVRHQRTHTGERPYLCQDCGKAFSQSSTLAQHQRMHTGEKPPVPRTLDGASLVSHQRIHTAEKPFKCDECGKAFRWVSRLSQHQLTHTGEKPYKCNKCAKAFGCSSRLIRHQRTHTGEKPFKCDECGKGFVQGSHLIQHQRIHTGEKPYECSDCGKAFSQSSSLIYHQRIHKGEKPYECLECGKAFSMSTQLTIHQRVHTGERPYKCGECGKAFSQNSTLFQHQIIHAGVKPYGCSECGKAFSRSSYLIEHQRIHTRAQWYHEYGGTLEGPTHASRKKVNTVKKLHKCNECEKIFRWRSHLIIHQRIHTGEKPYKCNECGKAFNRSSRLTQHQKIHMG; from the coding sequence ATGCTGAAATCGGAGTCCCTGGCAGCGATGGTCAAACCCCCCCAACAGGATATTCCTCAAAGTCCTGGCTTCGGAGATAACTCTCAATCTGAGGCCTGGCCAGGGAGTAAGCCAAGATCTCTCTTCCAGAAACACTGCTTGCAGCCAGGGACCGTGGCTCCCAGGAAGACTTCTGCTAAGGAGGACGAGCAGGGGCATGGCAGCTGGGGGTGTCAGCCTGACAGAAGTCAGGGGAGTGCTGCAGATGGGATGTCCCCAAGATGTGACATGTGTGGCAGGGGTTTCAGAGTCACGGCTCCACCTCAGGAAGTTAACATACAGAAGAAACCTAACAGATGTCAGGAGTGCCAAAAAAAGTTCTCTGATTGCTTACAGGGGGAGCATCAAAGTAACTGCCGTGGAGAGAAGCCGTATGAGTGTGAGGAATGTGGGAAAGTCTTCAGGTTGTGCTCTCAGCTTAATCAGCATCAGAGAatccacactggagagaaaccattCAAATGCATCGAGTGTGGAAAAGCCTTTCGCCTGAGCTCAAAACTTATTCAGCATcaaagaattcatactggagagaagccctacAGGTGTgaagagtgtgggaaagcctttggTCAGAGCTCCAGCCTCATTCACCATCAGAGGGTACACACGGGAGAGAGGCCATATGTCTGTCGTGAGTGCGGGAAGGCCTTCAGCCAGCAGTCTCAGCTGGTCAGGCACCAGAGGACTCACACTGGTGAGCGGCCCTACCTGTGCCAGGATTGTGGGAAGGCTTTCAGCCAGAGCTCAACCCTGGCTCAGCACCAGCGGATGCACACTGGGGAGAAGCCCCCAGTTCCGAGAACCCTGGATGGTGCCAGCCTCGTGTCCCATCAGAGAATCCACACTGCAGAGAAACCATTTAAGTGTGATGAGTGTGGAAAGGCTTTCAGGTGGGTCTCTCGCCTTAGTCAGCATCAGCTgactcacactggagagaaaccatatAAATGCAACAAGTGTGCGAAAGCCTTTGGTTGTAGCTCACGGCTTATTCGCCACCAAAGAACTCATACTGGAGAAAAACCATTCAAATGTGATGAGTGTGGGAAGGGCTTTGTCCAGGGCTCACACCTGATTCAGCACCAGAGGATTCACACCGGAGAAAAACCCTATGAGTGCAGTGACTGTGGAAAAGCCTTCAGCCAGAGCTCAAGCCTCATTTACCATCAGAGGATCCACAAGGGAGAGAAGCCCTACGAGTGCctggaatgtgggaaagccttcagtatGAGCACGCAGCTCACGATCCATCAGAGGGTTCACACTGGGGAGAGGCCGTATAAATGTGgtgagtgtgggaaagccttcagtcagAACTCCACCCTTTTCCAACACCAGATCATCCACGCTGGAGTGAAGCCCTATGgatgcagtgagtgtgggaaagccttcagccgGAGTTCATACCTCATTGAGCACCAGAGGATTCATACACGAGCCCAGTGGTACCACGAATATGGGGGTACCTTGGAGGGCCCTACCCATGCGAGCCGTAAAAAAGTTAACACTGTAAAGAAACTACACAAATGTAatgaatgtgagaaaatattcaGATGGCGCTCGCATCTAATTATACATCAGAggattcatactggagagaaaccttataAATGTAacgaatgtggcaaagcctttaatcGGAGTTCCAGGCTCACTCAGCATCAGAAGATTCATATGGGGTAG
- the COMMD5 gene encoding COMM domain-containing protein 5 gives MSAVGAAAPYLHHLGDSHSGQVCFLGAQLSPEVAAMPQLLGDLDRGTFRKLLKLVVSSLQGEDCREAVQLLGVDAHLSEERLGALLAGTHTLLQQALRLSPASLKPDAFKNQLQELCIPQDLVMDLTSVVFGSQRPLLDSVAKQQGAWLPHIADFRWRVDVAISTSALARSLQPSVLMQLTLSDGSAHRFEVPTVKFQELRYSVALVLKEMADLEKRCEHRLQD, from the coding sequence ATGTCTGCAGTGGGGGCTGCAGCTCCATACTTGCATCACCTTGGTGATAGCCACAGTGGCCAGGTGTGTTTCTTGGGGGCCCAGCTCTCCCCTGAGGTAGCAGCAATGCCCCAGCTCCTGGGAGACCTGGACAGGGGCACGTTCAGAAAGCTGTTGAAGCTAGTGGTCAGCAGCCTGCAGGGAGAGGACTGTCGTGAGGCTGTGCAGCTCCTCGGGGTTGATGCACACCTGTCGGAGGAACGACTGGGTGCCTTGCTTGCTGGCACCCACACGCTGCTCCAGCAGGCCCTCCGGCTGTCCCCGGCCAGCCTGAAGCCCGACGCTTTCAAGAACCAGCTTCAGGAGCTCTGCATCCCCCAAGACTTGGTCATGGACTTGACCAGTGTGGTGTTTGGGAGCCAGCGGCCTCTTCTTGACTCTGTGGCCAAGCAGCAGGGGGCCTGGCTTCCCCATATTGCTGACTTTCGGTGGAGGGTGGATGTGGCCATCTCCACCAGTGCCCTGGCCCGCTCCCTGCAGCCGAGCGTCCTGATGCAGCTGACACTTTCTGATGGGTCAGCACACCGCTTCGAGGTCCCCACAGTCAAGTTCCAGGAGCTCCGGTACAGTGTGGCCCTGGTGCTGAAGGAGATGGCTGACCTGGAGAAGAGGTGCGAGCACAGACTGCAGGACTGA